In the Candidatus Woesearchaeota archaeon genome, GTCCCGCACGGCATAGACGGCAAGATCTATGAGCTTGATGGCATAACAGAGGTTCCCGCTGGAACGCAATTTTCAGTTCTCAACATGAATAATGGGTTGGCTGTCTTCGGGACTACGGGCCATGTTGGGACAGGTGGATTTTCAGCATCACTTAAGGGAGAAGACGGGGACACAATTGTGGTTAAGGCATGGAATCTTTATAATGAAGTTGAATTAACATTGGCCCTGGCAGGCGTACTGCACAATGTAAATCTTTATCTTAACATGACCTACCCGGCAATGCCGCCAAACATAACATCTGCTCCTGGGACAGAGGCAACCCAGGGTGTGCCATACTCATATCAAGTTACAGCTGTCGACGGCAATAATGACAATCTTGACTATGGCCTTGCAATCTGGCCAGAGGGCATGTCAATCAATTCTGGCACAGGGCTTATAACGTGGACGCCGCAAAACGAGGATGTCGGAGTGAATTTTGTGTCAGTTTATGTTAATGATGGAACATACACCGTTTATCAGAATTTCAGCATAACTGTCGCAAATGTGAATGATGTCCCTGTCATAACTTCCTTGCCTGTTTTAACTGCGACTGAGAAAGCTTCCTATCTTTACGATGCTAATGCTGCTGACCCTGACAATGACACGCTGTTTTACGCATTAATGCAGAATCCGCCAGGCATGTCAATTAATCAGCAAACCGGCTTGATAAACTGGACACCTAACCAAAGCCATATTGGCCAACAAGGCATTTCGATAAGGGTTTCAGACGGCTTGGTCGGTGCAGACCAAAATTTCACAATTGATGTCTCAAATGTCAATGACTTGCCGGTTATTACCAGCCTGCCGGTCACAGAAGGCACGCAGGATATGGCTTATGCATATGATGTTGAAGCGAGTGATATTGACAATGATGCCTTGGCTTACAGTCTATTGGAGAGCCCGCCTGGAATGGCTATCAACGGCACAAATGGCATCATCAGCTGGCTGCCTGATAATGGCCAGGTTGGCACACATAATATTACTGTAAGTGTCATGGATGATAATGGCAGTACCTCTCAGGAGTTTGCCCTGATAATCGCAAATGTGAATGATGCCCCTGCAATAATTTCTTCACCCATAACCATAATTAAGTCGGGCCAGACATATCTGTATGATGTGGACGCCGTGGATATTGACGGCGATGCAATCCTATACTCAATTGTGCAGGGCCCGGCGGGTATGTCAATAGATTCAGCAAATGGCCTGATAACATGGAAAACAAAAAGGTCAGTGGAAGGGGTGTATTTGATCATTGTGCGGGCAAGTGATGGAAGCTTAATTGATTTGCAAGAGTACAACCTAACAGTCTCCAAGAAACCAGACCAAACTGCAGGAAGCAGCTCCACCCTACCAAGAAGAATTCTTTTCCAGTCATCGAGTTTGTCTGACACAGTCATACTTGTGCAGGCTGCTGAGGCTATGGGCACTGTTGAAATTCAGCCTATTGAGATGTCAACGAGAACGGCTGGGACAGAGCCGTTGCAGTTGAGGGCGTACAAGTACTTTGTCCTGGAACATGCAGAGCCTGCTGAAGATGGATTTGTCCAGATAAGGTTTAAGATTGAAAGGCAATGGATGGACAGCAGGGAAATAAAATATTCAGACATGGTGCTGTATGTGTTTGAGGATGGCAAATGGCTTGAGCTGCCAACCCAGTTTGCGGAAACTGATGGCACATTTGCCTATTATGATGCAACTTCATCAGGATTTGGCAATTTTGCGATTGCTTTGCGGGAAGGGGTGCCTGTAAAGGATATTGACGCTGCCCAGAGCTCAGGATTAAAAACACCATTCAGGATTTCTGGAATTATTTATTATAATGACAAAACACAGGTTCCGCCGGGAACTGAGTTTGAAATCCGGAATATTGACACCGGCGAGACTGTAAAAGGACACACAGGTGTCGGCCCATACAGCGGGCTTTATGCAGTCAACATGCACGGCAAATTCGGGGACAGGCTGCTTGTCAGGATACAGGGGTCCGCGCAGGTGTTTGAGGCAACCATGCAGGATTTGGACAGCTTTGACTTTGTAATTGACAAGAGGACAGGCGGGCTTTCGCAAATAACAGGCTATGCAGCCAGGGGAAAAGGGCTGCAAAGCCAGGCTTTGACAGTATTGTGGATGCTGATTGTAGGATTCATTGTTGTATACATTGGCTTAATGGCCTACAATAAGCTGAAGAAATTATGAAATGTTCCACAGGGCCGTGCCCTGCAGCAAAATATGGAGAATGCGAGCTTGAAAAAAGGGATAGTGCTTACAATTTGGCTAATTGCGCTTTTATGGCTGGTGGATATTGCGATTTCGCCGCCCGGCCCGCACAACGTAGTTGGAAGGGTTACAACTCTTTCTGGAAATGGGGTGCAGAACGGCATTCCGGTCTTCATCAATGACACCACTTTTGGCTCTTTTGTTCAGACTTACACAAATGCGCCTCCCATACCGCAGCTATTGGGCAGTTATTCAGCGACTATAACTGGAGAGGATAATGATGCAATAATTGTAATCGCCTGGAATGCAACCCATTACGGGCAGAATGCCTCGGTTTTGGCTCCTACAACCACAAGCGTCAATGTTGTCATAAACACAAGCAGGCCGAGCGAGCCCAATGTGACCATCTTGTTTCCGGCCAACAATTCAGTGGTCAATAAGACTGTTCACTTTAACCTGACTGCCAACATCTCCATGTTTGGCAATGACGGGATAAACTGCAATGCAACAATCTCTTTCAGCAACCTTCTTGTGATTAATGTGACAGTAGGAGAGAATCTCACCCATTTTCTGGGAAATATCACATTATCAAACCACAGCACCACAACCTGGACAGTTGCAGGGAAAGCCAATGCCACAGCAAATATCACAGTTGCGGCAAATTGTGAAAGTGATGGCAGGAAGTTTGAGAATACAAGCAACCGCTACATGCTCCACAATGTCACAATTCAAAATTTAAGGCCAATTGTCAATAACGTTGGCTCCATCCCGCTGATTGAGCTTGTCCCGGGCAACAATCTTTCAATAACCTGCAATGCCACAATTACGGATTATAACACCGAGCATGACATTCGCATCGTGAATGCCTCCCTTTACCAGGAGATTATTGGATCGACATCTGCTGATGATTTTAATTACCACTACAGCAACTCAAGCTGTGTGAACCTAAGCAGCAATGTTTTTGAGCGCAATTACACCTGCAGCTTTGATGTCGCATATTTTGCCAATAATGGCTCATGGGTATGCAATATAAGCGCGTTTGACTACAGCAATTCTACGCTCTCAAACTATACCCCGACATTTGTGAATGACCTTCTTGCGCTTGATGTGAGCCCAAGTGCCATTGATTTTGGGATAATGTCGCCTTCCCAGACGTCAAGCGAGGATGTCAATGTCACGATCACGAATTTTGGCAATCTTCCGCTTAATTTGACCATTGATGTGTATGGCAGTGCGGATGGTGATAATGTTTCCATGTCCTGTGCGGGCGGCGGGAACATATCCATCAAGAATGAAAGGTATTCAGTTTTTTATGGCCTGCCTTTTTCTGAAATGCAAAACACATCTGATGACCCGGCCCTTGTAACTAATTTCACACTGTTCCAGCGGACCAATGATATGTCCTATGGCAATGACCGGAATTTGACATTTTGGAAAGTCTCAGTGCCTGCAGGGATTAGAGGCATATGCAATGGCACAGTTGTGTTTGGCGCCAGGGCTGCGTGATTGTAGCCACTCCCCCTGCCCCCGTCCATGCTGCTTGCTGCTGCATTCCAGAAGTCTTGTGCATATTACCTGTAATGGAGTTTTTTTTCTATCTTGAATGCATCGACCACCAAGAAAAGTATTATTAGGATTATGACTACGGCCTCTGCAACTGCTTTCATAATGCTGGAGTTGTTATTCACGCACTGGTGGCTTATTTCATCCTGGAAAAAATAACAGTTGAGCTTTTGGCAGGTGTGATTGAGGAATTCCTCATCTTCTTTGCAATTAAGCTCATAACAAGTATGGTTCCTGTATCCCTGGTAGATTGTGCAGTCGAGCTTTAGGCACCTGTGGTCACGCAAATATTCATTTTCAGCGCACGTTATTTGGGCGCACCTGTGGTCAACATACCCTTCGTCTTCTTCGCACTTCAAATCCAGGCATGTATGGTTGTATAAATATTGGCTGTCAAGGCATCTTAGCGGCATGCAGGAATGGTTGGAATATGCCTCATCCTCCTGGCATTTCAAAGCCAGGCAATTGTTGTCATGGCAGTATTCGCCGTCATTGCATTGATTGGATGAGCAGCATTCATAGGCACGGCAGGTGTGGTTGGCAAGGTATTCGCAGTCAGCGCACCCGAATTCCTCGCAAAGGTTGGCATTGCAAACCTGGTCTTCGCTGCAGTGGTTGTCGTTGACACAAGGCACGACAAACATGCTGTAATTTACCTTGGAGCAATACCTGACCTCATGGATATCCCGGGGCTGGTAGTAAAGGTCGCCCTGCTTTGTCGCAAGCCCGAAGCAGGGGAAAACAATGACTTTCCTGTATTCTATTGGCAACGGCATAATGCCTGAAAGGTTGAAGGTTGAGTTCTTGCCAGGATTTATTTTGATCCCGCCAGGCGCCTCGCTGTAAATCGAGGTTGGCTGCCCGTGATAGACATATTGCGCAACAGAGTATGTTGTGTGGAAATCAATTAATTCAAAGCTTGTCAGCTCCAAGGATGAAACGCCCTCATTTGTCACTGTGACAATCCAGGTGGTATTCTGCCCGGCCGCGCACGGCTCAGAATTGCAGAATGTGTCAATTGTGTATAGCAGGCCAGAAGATGCTCCGGCATTCAAAACGAATAGGATGCTAAATGCCAGCATTATAGATATTATAGTCGATATTATAGGTGCAGTATTGATTTCCTGCCGGGTTTGGGGAGCAATGGCCCTCCCGGCATAGCCCTGTGCAATTTTATTCTTCACAAACTCACCGCTTTTTTTATTTTTATGTTGCCACCACGCTATAATTTGGATATGTCAATTGGCACGGCATCATATATCTATTTTATGTTTTTTTCTGGCTATCCAAATGCTTTTGTATTTTAGCATGAAGCTCTACGCATTTTGGAAGGAGCAGGGATTTTGATGACTCGGGAAGATATTTGTAAATTCCAGATATCTCGTCATAGATAAGCCTTGCCCTGACTGCCTTGCCGCGCTTGAGTTCCTTTCCAGCTTCGCCTATCAGCTGTTTTGCATATTTGTAATGCTGCTTGGATTTTTCAGACTCCTCGCTTTCAAAGAATCTCTTTTCCTCAACCTGCTGGCTCCTGATGAAGTATACATAATACATTGACAGGAGTATGATGGTGGCGAAGCCTATCCAAAGCATGATCTTGACCATGGAGCCAAAGCCGGCAAAGCTGACATTCTGGATTGCATTGCCAACTATTGATGAGCTGGAATCATCATATGTCCCTGCACGGTCAGGCAGCACAATTGTCTTGATGGTTTCTGCATCAAGCCTTCCAACATTCTTTTCAACAGCATAGGTTATCACGTTTTTCTGGTAATTGAATTGAGCAACATCCCATAATAGTATTGGGTCCTCTTTCAGTATCTGGTATCCCAATGTCTTGATGCTCAGGTCGCCGGCAACCTGCGCAATATCCTTTGGGATTATTTCCGCTATTGCCACATTATTCGCAGTGTCAGCGCTTTTGTATGACACAGACTTGGAAATGAGGCTCATGTTTGAGTAGCTTTTGTCTATATTCTCAATCATGACCTGTGTGAGCGATACTGCAACTTCCACCTTATCCTGGAAATTTGCAGTAAATTTCTTATATTTTTCAGCATCAGGGCCCGGATTGTAAAGGCCTGCAACTTCATTTGAGTCTTCTGGCACTGTTATCTGTACAAATTCACTTCGGGACATGATACGGGCATTCTTTGGTGTCTTATGCTTAATCCTGGCTATGCCGAGGCTGTATGTTTCCAGCTCAGAGAGTTTTTCCTGCTCTGTCAACCTTGAGCTGGACATTGTGTTAAGCTGGTTCTCTATGCTGGACAGCTCCTTCCTTGCATCATTAGTCTTCAGGGTAAGGCCGAGTGAGTCGATTGCCTTGGCTACGTCAGGGTCTGCATTGTCAGCAAGGTTGTTCAGGGCCCAGTCAATTTCAACTGACAGGGTCTTGATTTGCCTGTAAAGCTCTGTTATTTTTTTCTCGCTTTCAAGCTCAGGCTGCGGCTGTTCCTGTTGCGGAGGCTCTTTTTCCTCTTCCTCAGCTTGTTGCTGCTCCTGTTTTTTGATAATGTCTTCCACCTGCTTTGCGATATCTGCAGGTGCCAGCGCATCCACAGCAAGTTCAGCTGACAAGGCGCCGTGGTTGCCTGCTTTGTCAATTGCTGCGACACGATAGTTGTAGGAAGTGTTATCCAGGACAGAGGTGTCCGTGTACTCGCTGCCTGATGTTGTTGCCAGTGCATCAATGTACGAGACGCCGGAGCCTTCCTTGCGATAGATTTCAAATCGGTCGGGTGTCTCGCCTTCATAATACCAATCCAGCTTTACATCCCCGTTGGGCAGCCTTGTGGCGCCAAAGCTCAAAGGCGACGGTGGCTTTTCTGTGTCAACAACAAAAAGTTTCCCTTCTGTGATTATGCTTGCGGTTCCCCCATAAACAGTTGTTCCCTGGAAACTGAAGGAGCCAACTCTCACATTCTGGTCATCATCTATATTGATGTACCCCTGCCAGGCTGACCCCGATCCCTGAAGGGGGACATCCCTGGAATTTCCAGGGGAATCGCTGAAAATGAAGCTTAGCGCAGGGGTCTGGATCAGGCTTTCAGTCGAATAAACGCTGACTTCGAGGATGCCTGCCTTTACAGGGCTCGGGTCGCTTAATGAAATCCTGACAGTTGCCTCGCTAATCTTGCCTTGGTATGAAAGCATTTGGGAGCTTTGCATCTTATTCCCGGCCAAATCTGCGCATCTTACATAAAAAGAATAATTCCCGACCAGGCCGGTCAGTATCTTTGAATGCTCAGCGCTGCCAGTGACACTGAAAATGCCCGGCATGGAATCATAGGCAGTGTCTGAGGCATGGTATTTGCAGATTGAATTCTCATTCGTCGTGACAGACAATGTGGCAGTTGATTCATCAGGGGGTGCCGCTGTTAGCGATGCTGTTGTTATGGAAGGCGCAATGGTGTCAGCCACCTGGCCGGTTTTTGTGGCTGTGACCACCTGGCTTGAAAATTCATCCAGTGCTACTGATGTCACAACATACGGGCCAGTATTGGTTGGCGCCAGGGCCAGTATCTTCGAGACTGTGAAGTAATTTCCCTGGCTGGCGAAATCCCCTGTTCCAAAGCTGACAGTTGAGCTGGAAAACTGGATATTGGCAGAGCTTGACAATTGCAGCTGCCCTGCAAATGCTTCAGATGATGCCAAAAGCAGGCTTAATTGCGCATTTTGCCCCAATTCCAGGTTTGGCTGAAGCGTAAGGTTGAGGCTGACATTCCCCGGCGAGGCCAGGGAGATTTGCATGCCTGCCATGAAGAGCAGCATGAGAACTGCAAGTCCAAGTGCCCCGGAGGATAGCCTATGCCGGGCCTTTCCTTTCATGCTCGCTTCTTCTGCATCTGTTCCTTTCATTTTAACTCGCGTTCAAATTTTCAGCTTTTACCTTAGCTTCTCCAAAAGCTTCCTCTCCTTTGCTGCTGCCTTTTCTATTGCTTTCTCAAAGTACTCATTGAGGCTTATGCCTTTGAGAACCGCCAATACCTTGGCTTTTGTGTGCACTTCATTATCGAGAGCAATGTTGATTTTCATTTTCTGGCCTCCTTTGACGTGCTGCTGTTGTCCTTTTTCCGCAGCGGCCTGGCAATGTCGGCTAATAGGCCCGAGTCAGATGTGATAGAATCAGCAATGGCGTCCTGCACGAATTTCGCCAGGGAAACGCCTTTTAGAACTGCAATGGCCTTGGCCTGCCTGTGCAGGTCATCCTTAAGCTCAATATTGACTCTTTTTTCGCTCATTTTACCTTGTCGTTGCCATTAGTATACTAATTTCTATAGTTGTAGATGATTATAACAATTATTATATAAATACTTTTCGTTTTATATATGAGTTTTATTATAAAACTAATGATTATTAGTTCATATCCTGCCATGCCTGGCACGGAAGGAGGAGGCGAAATGCCATGATGAAAATCAGGACAAAGCATGCACCATCTGCTTTGCCCGAAAACCCGCCTTCCGGCCCGGTTTGGGCAAATCCATTCGACCTCCGACCGCAAAATATTTATAGAGCCCTGACATCAGAAATTGGGGAAATTAGGGGTGATTTGTCATGAAAAAAAGCAATATTTTGGGTTTTGCATTGATTCTGGCAGGCATTCTTGCAATGGCTTCGTTTGCTGGCCTTGCCCTGGAAAATTCAGGCAAAGTCATAATCTTGCTGAAAGCAGGAGATGGGCAGTCAATTTCACCAGACAGCAGCCTTGCACCGCTTTACCATAATATAGGGGTCCTGCAGTTTTATTCTGGCAATGAAGAAAATGCAATCGACCTGTTTAAAGCCGCAATTGCCTTGGACCCTGGCTATGAAAAGGCCTACAAAAGCCTGGCCTTGGCTGAATACCATAGTGGAAACCTCATCAATGCCATAGCCTACCAGGAAAGGCTCATTGAGCTTTCTCCAACAAGCTCAGAGGCGCAGTGGGACTTGGCAGTTATGCTCGTGGAAAATTTCAGGAATGCAGAAAATAATGGCATGCTGACCCCTGAACATATTGGCTTGCTGAGCCAGGCCCGTCAGTTGTATCTGGCAGTCTATGCTGCAGACAGTAGGAATAGCCAAGCCATGCTAAACGCCGAGGTCATCAGTGGCGTATTGCATGATTACGGCCAGGATTCATACTGATAAGCTGATCAATTTTGACAAAGAATTTATTTTTGAGAGTTTATTTTAGCCCTTTGCCCAGGGCTTGCCTTTTCTTGATGCTGTTGTAAATCAGTATCAGGTCATTGTACAGCAATGCCGTTTTCTTGTTTTTTGATATCTGCTCAATTGCAGTTCTATCCTTGGAAATGCTGTCAAGCAAGGCAAGGTACTCTTTTTCTTCCTCTGCCATGCTTTTTTGCAGCTCATTTTGCGCAAGATGGCTTTTTTTCAGCAGGTGATATGAGTCAGAGAGGTTGTTGTAGGGCTTCACCAATTCTTCGCGCGCCATTATAACGCTTAGTAGGTGTCGATCCCTCGCAATATCCCGGCAAATTGCCATGAACTCCTTCTCATCCTCAATGTCCGCCTTGCGATTGTTCATATTTTTGAGTATTTTCATGGCAGAAAGCACTGCAAAGTGTGGCTCAGGGTATTCTTTGGCAAATTTACTGAAATAGGGGTCAAATACAAATTGTTTTGCGTTGCTTTCAAATTTTGCATCGGGATAATATCCTGCTATGCGAGCGGATAGTGCATTCAAAGCATTGAGCTTTTCCATGAGAGGCATGATGCTCTTGACTTGTGCTTCTGAATCAGGTTCCATGCTGCCTTTCTTGGCCTGCAGCTGCTCGACAATTTTCATTGCCTTGCCATAAAGCTCGCTGATAATTTCCTGCTCCTGCCTCATGAAATATTCAAGTTCATGGTTGTGCATCTCATTGAGCCTTCTTTCTTTGGTCAGCTTTCTGTATTCATTGTATTCGAGCTGCTTGAAGGCCAGTCCAACGAGGAAAGGGGTGGCAAGGATAGCCGCGCCAAGGACCCAGACATTTACCGTATACAATGACCCGACAAAGTAGAGATAAGTGATTGTCAGCGCGCCAAGCGAATCAAAATTTGTCAGGAATTTGTAAAGTTTTCTGCGGAATGGAGCGTATTCCCTCATCATCTCCAGGAAAATCTCAAACGGCTGTTTGCGGATTTTGTGGATGCGGCCCCAGTCATAAGATGTGGTGAAAAAATTCACAACCAGGATAAGGATAAGTAATGCCCACGGAAACTCCCTGAGATAAGAAGGCAAAAATATGGGCGATGGCCGTTCAAATACAAGGCCTGCATATTTCACAAGGGTGCAAGGCTCGCACGGCCCGCCGCAGTCTATTCCGGTTTCCCCCTGGTTCTGGATTCCATCCAGACATGTCGGGCAGGGAGGGCACGGCCCGCCGCAGTCTATTCCGGTTTCCCCCTGGTCTCTTTTTTTGTCAGTGCAGGATGATGGAGGCTCATAAGCGCAATCCCTAAGGGCAAAAGGCTGGTTGTTCATGGAACCGCAATTGTTCAAGTCGCGGCACACCCTTTCCTGCACGCCTCGTGCTGTTGCTCCAGTCCATTGCAGCGGCCTGCAGGACAGCCAAGGTGAACAAAGCCAGTCTTCCACACAATAGTATTGTGCCTGTGCCTGGCTGCTGATTAGGTCCTGAATGCTTGGAATTGACACTGCTGCGTCGCTTTCACTTGTGCCAATGCCGCTGGTGGCCCCGGATCCGCCTCCGGCGCTTCCGCTTCCTTCACCTTCCCCTCCTCCAGAAGGGCATTCCCCACAATCAACAGCGCACGACGAGCATGTTTCACCAGCAGCGCAGAGGTTGTCTCCGCAATACGGTGCCCTAATCACTCGCAGCAAAATTACTTCTGAGTCATTAATCGTGCCATCACTCACAAATATTTCTGCTGTATAATTGCCAATCCCGTATGCAATTCCGGAGAATGTTGCGGTGGCTTGTGTATTCGATATTTTTGAGATGCTCAGGCCGGTATGGTTTGAGGAATATGTCAATGTGTCATAGTCTGCGTCTTCTGCATAGATGCTAAAAGTCAAAATTGCATCTGAGTAAACACTTTGGTCCCCGATGCCAGTGAGAACCGGGGCATTGTTTATATCAACAACTTCAATGTTGAATGTTTGGCTTGATGTGCTTTCACCATCTGAGCATGTTGCATTTATTGTGTAAAGCCCGGTGTCATTATGCAAGGGAGTCCATGTGATTAATCCGGAGCTGCTGCTTATGGTTATCTTGGATACGTTGAGCGAGTATGAAATGCTGTCGCCGTAATCAATGTCATCATCAGAGCAATTTATGTCATAATTGGTTGCATTGCCTTCATAGACAGTCTGGTTTGTCAGGTTCTGCAGGAAATATGGCGCATCATTTGTATTCAGGACGCGTAGCTGGATGTCCTCATAATCGGATAAAGATCCATCGCTAACAATGATCCTGACATAATAGACACCAACATCATCATTGTCAGGAGTGGTGTTGATAACGCCCGTGGATGAATTGAGGGTCAGGCTGGCAAAAGCCGGGCTGACAATCAAGGAGTATTGCAGAGTATCATTGTCAGGGTCAGATGCATTTATATCCAGATAAAAGACAGCATCTTCAGTTGCATTGTGGTTGCCTATGCTGTCGAGCACTGGCGGCCTGTTGATGAACAAATCAACCCGCTTGAATGTCCCGGAGGACCAGACAGAATCATTAAGTGTTCCTGCTGTCTCATTGTTTATGAGAAAAGACAGGGCGTCTCCTTCATCTGCCCCCTCATCCACAGCAGTATCCGGGTCATCGCCATTGCATGACAGGAAACCATAATAGCCTGTTGAGGTTACATTGTATTGTCCGCATAGCACACCATCAGCGTCGTAGAAGCTGACATTCGTGCCAGCGGGGAAAGAGGCTCCAAGTTTATTGACAACAGTGCCGTAATATTCCGCAGCAGGAGGGGGGAAAGCCAAACCCTTATCAGTCAATAACACTATAAAAAATAAGCATGATATTGCCAGTAATGGAAGCAGGGTAAAAAAATTGCCTCGCGGCGTTTTTTCCCTGTTTCGCTTGATTGATTTTTGTGAGTTTGTATTCATTTTATGCATAATCTCCATGTTTTTGGGATAATAGCCAGCTGAGCCCAAGCAATAGCACAAATGCAAAGAGTATTTCATTGATGCTGGCTGGTTTTTGAGGGAGTGTTTTGTCAGGACTGTCTGATAAATGGGATTGGGCCTGATTTGGCTCCGGATTGTCAGTTTCAGAAATTTCAGGTGATGCTCTTTCAATTCCGGATACAGCTGAATCTTCTGCGAAACCAGGGAGTGCCCGGGAAGTCGAGCCCTGTGAAACATCGAGAATGACTTCGATGAAGGCGCCCTGCGCCCAGCCTGTGCTCGAAAGGGTTTTATCTGGATAAATGGCAGTTGCAATCCTGCCATTGACATAAAAGACAATATTTTCATTTTTTGTTGCGCCCTCATCATTTTGTGTTGACAAGTCATCGCCGTTGCATGAAAGGAATCCAAATTTTCCAGGGGTATGGACATCAAATGCTCCGCATCTTGTACCTGACAGATCATAGGCCAATACCCTTGCTCCTGCAGGCGCTGGCTGGCCGTCCAGGATTACATTGCCATAGTACTCTGCAGCAATGGGCGGAAATGCCTTGGACTCTGGCAACATTGACAGGGCTAATAAGAGAAATATGAAAGGGACCAATGCATTGCGGCCCAATGCATTGCTAAAATTGGCCCGAAGTTTCATTTTTGAATTTTGCCTTATGACATTTAGATTAATGCGGTTGAGTGTATAACTGTTTAGACTTTTGTCTTTTAACATCAAATCACCTTGAGAGTTGCATCAATTGTCATGTTGATCCAGTATCCTTTGAAGGGAATCATGTAAAGCAGGTCGCTCAGGCCTGGCGCAAGATTCGGGTTATACACTTTCCATGGGTCAACGCTGTCATTGGAAAAATAGGCATGCACCGAGGTAAAGGTTCCTTGTATAGAAACCAATGCGACAGAGATGTTTTTGGTCTCATTGCTTGTCCAGCCAATCAGGTTCCAGCCAGTGTGCAATGAAATGAAATTTGGCACAGTCACATTGCCGTGCATTGTCAGGTTGGAGGTGGCATTGACATTTACCCAGTAGCCATCCTGGATTGCAAAATAGGCAAGGTCCTGCACGGCAAAGCTGTCCGCGTGCGGGCTGTAGGCTTTCCAGGTGTCATCAATCCCGGACCCGTTGAAGCTATGTATAGATATGAAATTTGGCGGAAGTGTCCGTACAGCATATGTCACGGAAGCGTTGTCTTCCAGGCACGGGGATGATATGAGGTTCCAGGAATAGTTCAAGTCAATATTGCAGGTGATGTTGTAGAATATTTCCTGGGCATAAGTTTGAGAAACTGATTTTCCGGTAATGCCTGAAATTGTGGTGATATTCTTGGAAACCGGGGAGTTTAAAACCAGAAGCAGATACCCTGCCAATAACAACGTCACGAGCAGGGAAATTAAGGCTTTGCGCTCAATTCCCTGCTTTTTGTGCTCAGGGTTTTCCGCCTGCGCAGGATTATTCCCCTTTACCGTTGTTCCCAAGCCTATTGTCATTTTGCAAATACCTCTTGAGTTCGGTAGCTGACCTTGAAATTGCTGAAAAAAATCTCAACATTCGAGTGATACACCGCAGGGTAAAGAATGCTTGACTTACCTATTTTTTCCCCCTGGACTTTTTCCAGGAGACCCGGATAGGCGTAATCTCGTGCACCTGCATTTTGTGATTTTCCATTTGTTGATACCGCTTCAGAATTGGCAGGGCTTCCTGATTTGCCTTTGTGGCTGGATTTTTTAATGTAGCCGTAGAGACGCTGATAGAATCGGATTTTATCCTTGGTGACAAGGGAGGAGGTGTCAAAGGTCAAGAGAATTTTCAAGGCCGTGCCTTCCCGGATTTTGGAAGCTGACTGCATGGCATAAATGACAGTGAGGTCATGGGCGTTGGATATTCTGCCTGACATTTCAGTGCTGTCTGGAATGAGCACTCTGAGAAATCCCTGTGACAGATTTTTTTCAGCCATGTAATCCTGGCAAAATGACAGGATTTCATTTTTCTCTTGGCCAGCTCCA is a window encoding:
- a CDS encoding putative Ig domain-containing protein translates to MKRKKPKMGIGTGISNPAGLKIFTWLILGLILVSVGLALPVPHGIDGKIYELDGITEVPAGTQFSVLNMNNGLAVFGTTGHVGTGGFSASLKGEDGDTIVVKAWNLYNEVELTLALAGVLHNVNLYLNMTYPAMPPNITSAPGTEATQGVPYSYQVTAVDGNNDNLDYGLAIWPEGMSINSGTGLITWTPQNEDVGVNFVSVYVNDGTYTVYQNFSITVANVNDVPVITSLPVLTATEKASYLYDANAADPDNDTLFYALMQNPPGMSINQQTGLINWTPNQSHIGQQGISIRVSDGLVGADQNFTIDVSNVNDLPVITSLPVTEGTQDMAYAYDVEASDIDNDALAYSLLESPPGMAINGTNGIISWLPDNGQVGTHNITVSVMDDNGSTSQEFALIIANVNDAPAIISSPITIIKSGQTYLYDVDAVDIDGDAILYSIVQGPAGMSIDSANGLITWKTKRSVEGVYLIIVRASDGSLIDLQEYNLTVSKKPDQTAGSSSTLPRRILFQSSSLSDTVILVQAAEAMGTVEIQPIEMSTRTAGTEPLQLRAYKYFVLEHAEPAEDGFVQIRFKIERQWMDSREIKYSDMVLYVFEDGKWLELPTQFAETDGTFAYYDATSSGFGNFAIALREGVPVKDIDAAQSSGLKTPFRISGIIYYNDKTQVPPGTEFEIRNIDTGETVKGHTGVGPYSGLYAVNMHGKFGDRLLVRIQGSAQVFEATMQDLDSFDFVIDKRTGGLSQITGYAARGKGLQSQALTVLWMLIVGFIVVYIGLMAYNKLKKL
- a CDS encoding toxin-antitoxin system HicB family antitoxin translates to MKINIALDNEVHTKAKVLAVLKGISLNEYFEKAIEKAAAKERKLLEKLR
- a CDS encoding tetratricopeptide repeat protein, translating into MKKSNILGFALILAGILAMASFAGLALENSGKVIILLKAGDGQSISPDSSLAPLYHNIGVLQFYSGNEENAIDLFKAAIALDPGYEKAYKSLALAEYHSGNLINAIAYQERLIELSPTSSEAQWDLAVMLVENFRNAENNGMLTPEHIGLLSQARQLYLAVYAADSRNSQAMLNAEVISGVLHDYGQDSY